TGTGGGATTAAAAACAGCTGCTGAGGACTTTAAACCAACCTTATCAATGGCCACTTTAGACATAACCATTccatatcttcattttttaactgCTGCCCTAATCTAAGTATCATAGTTTCCTTGTTTCAATTTACTTTTCCCTTACCTCTACCTCAGTTCCAAAGCTTCTGCTTCAGTAATAGGTGCCCCTTACCTATACAAGCCCTGCCTCAGTCATTCCACTTTCTCAATGCTTTTGTGCAACAGCCCTCCCTCAACCTAAATTCCACACTAGGTCAAGATAAAGGCTAGGGAAAAAACAAAGAATCAAGAGACATCAGGCAGAATTGATAGAACGGAAATGTAATTAACTTACTGTTACAAAGCCTAGAATTAACCTAAAAAGGAATAAGCATGCTGCTCAGTGACCAAGAggtaacctaaaaataaaaatcagagacatTTAAAAACTACTGTCTCTATGGCTTTGTATTAGAAATAGAATAAGGATCATAGATTTTCTACTATGAACTCTTCACtactaattataaaaatacattctttaaaatgtaattttttaaataaaaatcatgaacCATGCTATAATCACCTCAGCAGACTGTTATCCTGAATTTATTTCcttataaaaaatttttccttttgattttgtcATGAAATCTTACAAGGTCAACCTCAGAGGAGCTACTGCTCCTCATTCACAGAGTATGACATTATGTAAtggaataaaatctttagaaccaattatttgttgcagtatAGACCATTTTCTATGGGCCCCATAAACCAAGAACACTGCTATGTATTCTATTAttccaaaattagaaaaaatgtgtatttagtGAATGTAAAGTAATTTCAGCAGATGTCATGAAACCCTAAATATAGTTGAAGCTGGTTCACCAAAACATTCTGTTCAATTCATACCATGAACATTGGTTTGGGCACACTTTCCTTGAAGACCTCACTCCCACCTGAACTGGATTTTCCTTTTCATGCTTGCAAATGATCCCTCcacatttcctatttttaaagaaaacaagagtATTATTTAGACTTCAAAATGCTACCAAGTTTAGTAGGTACATATAAATAGCAATATTATGGGATTTCTACCAAAAATTGCCTATAACTATGGATATCCAACTCATTTAATtgatcttttaaaacatttttaaaaaacaaaaagactggaAAGTCTCCCTTTTCcttaaaatgtataattctaCACATATGGTTACAAGATACCTAAATAATGTCTTTAATCCTGTTCCTCAATATTGCTTAGGACAGGAGTTCACTCATCTATCAATATAATGCAACATGTATAGCAAAGGAATATATTTCACGTATTGAAAATGAAGAGCTATGAAATACAATCATTAAAGAGCCTAATGTTAGACATGTGAAGAAAAAGTACAACTAGTTGCCTGTCAATCAACTCAGGTATAGTCTGAACATGCAGCAAAATTTTTATgctggaagagagaaacaaatattactcagtaaaaaataaaatatactctgAGCTTGTAAAATTTTGCCATTTTAGTTTCCCTTGTTTTATCTACATATACTGCAGAAAGATTCTACAAGTATTATAAACTAAGTATTTACAAGCTTTGCCTTGACCTTGGTTCAACATCTTAAAAGGTACTTATAAtaggaaaattaatttaaatgatcaagttgtgttttattttacttttaacaaaattaaatggtCATCACAACACAAATACATGAATAGATAGTATATTACTGTAGGGCATATTCTAAAAACTTTATTAGAGAATTCATGTTATTTACTGAAAATCTTTTACTTCTCTGATGATCAAATCAAAACATGTACCAAATATTTACtatcctttaaaccaggggttcccaaactttttacacaggggaccagttcactgttcctcagaccattggagggctgccacatacagtgctcctctcaccgaccatcaacgaaagaggtgccccttccggaagtgcggcggggtcctgataaatggcctcatatCGGGACCCCGCCGCACGGGCCGcgtgccgtagtttggggatgcctgctaaaCCGACCATCCTTTGCTGGGAACTTGTATGAGAGCTCACTTGAATTCCATGTGTTACCCttgatttttaatatgtaaagatcCAGCTTGCTCCGTGAAAAGAGCACTTCATACTGGCATTCTAGTCAGGAGCAATTCCATTTCCAGGCTACAGAAACTCCTAGGACTGCTGAAAGCTGGTTATGAATGCCCTAAAGACACAAAGTAACAATCAGTTTTCCTATGTACAGTAACCAGTACAAATCCTAACCAATATAACCTCTTCTAATGACCAATACTAATAGGAGGCAGAGGTAATGATAGTGACTCAAGACTTTTGGAAACAATACAAAGTCCTTTTCACTGTAATAGGCACCCTTTCCAGAAAGGTTTCCATGtacatgtgaaaaataaatgattattctCAATACCAATTCTGGATTACTCTAAACTTTGGATTAGAACCTAGCCAAATaatgtttacaaataaaaaactttaactagaattcaactttcaacccatttttaaatttaaagactcAATATAATTTACTGCATCATTATGTTCATCTTTTTGAAACTTGTCTATGAGAAATCGCTACTGGTTCTTCTTGTTTAAATTAATATGGAGGTTTAACTGCCTGTCCATAGATGAGTACCCAGAAAGAAGATATAAACCATTTTCAGGGGAAAACatgcatgcatttatttttaagaattcccagtaaggggggaaaaaaaattcaacatctttaaaaatgtgtttatttttttaaaaattcagttgtgTACAAAACTGTTTCGTAGTTTTAATTCTCAAGACAAATACCCAACCCTCCACCCACACAGCCCACCCTGCTTCATGGTCTTTCTGGTAACCCACCCATTTTCCCCATACAGAAAGTGAACGGCTCAGGATAGACCCTCCTACAGAATCTATCATCACTAACAGATGGTTTAGAATAGAGATCTAGAGAAGCTAATAAGCAAGGTTCTTTCTTGGTGAGGTGAATGAGAATCCCTATAATGGCAGTAGACTTCCAGCAGACAACACAACAAAGCACCATCAATTGCTGAAAgctaaaaaatagatattattttcaATAGCATTTCATTTTCTATTGGAAAAGTctttaaattacattaaataagTCTCTTTCCCCCCAAAAGAAATAATCTAGCTTTTATTATGATGCCTGTAAAAAGTAGGTAACAGCAAGCACACAAGGATTGGTTAACAAAACAGTGCAATGATTTGTATCCACTCAACCCCTAGAATCAAACTGATAAAGCCTGTCACATCTGATTATATATAGCAGCATGGTTAAAATAACCAAGCATAAGGTGACACTTTCTGAACTTACATTTAGGTGATCACAGGTTTATGAGGGTAGATCAGTCTAATAAAGTGGTAACAGAACAAACAGGACAAGGGAGATACTGACATTACCCTACCCCTGCGTCAACaagatttttgatccattttgcaaCAGTGCAAATAGAATGTGTGACATAATATGTAGACACTACAGAAAAGTCACGTTTTGGAAAAAGGCTATTCATCAGTAAATACTTCAAGTTGCCTTCTTCTCTAGTGACAGCAAATGGCTGATATTAAGGATTTATGTTAAAACTGATACTAAAAGAatggaaatgtaaattttttaaatcaatagttTGTACCCTGAAATAGAAATTTCTTGAACTATAAAGTGATTAATACAACATCATTTTGTAAAAGTCCATGAAACAAAGTTAACTGTAAACAGACGGCTTCCTTTTTCATATCCTAACATTGTTTCCATCTATGTACTAGTATACCTAGCTCAAACTTTTCCCTGCCTGAATCCATCTTAAATCTTTGACAAcaaaatgctttccttcccccactGCTACAAGATTGTGAAAACATTACCTTACTCCTATTGCAGTTTAAAAAGCTCAAATTAGGCATACAGTTATAGCCAAGATCTACTTTTCACATTGATAAACATACTAAGCAGCCTAAACAGTAACATGATATGCTACATTCTGTAGTGCATAAACAATAACCACTTTAACTGCCAATTCTTTCTCatagatacttaaaaaaattattttgcatagTTTTAAGCACCACCAACAATCACAAATGTGAACtaccccaaaaaactcaaaagcatAATACTCAGAATCCAAACGTgttatgtgttttaaaaaaccAGTCACTATTCCAAACACTTGTGGGAGCCAACTCATAGCATACAATTTAGTACAAGTTCCTTAAATATCTGTATTTATATACCAcctactgcagtggttctcaacctgtgggtcgcgaccccggcgggggtcgaacaaccaaaacacaggggtcacctaaaggaatttctgatggctttaggtgaccctgtgttttggtcattcgacccgcgccggggtcgcgacccacaggttgagaaccactgacctactGTATACTTATCTGGGTCACAAATTGCTCTTCTTTCAGTAATATGTACTGAAATACTATACaactaatttattcttttaaaagtcaGGCACATACCCATGGAATAGACCTGAATACAGTAAAAGCCTATTGGGAGTATCAGTGACTTCTAGCAAATCTGCCAGCCCTAAACAGGATatcaatatacatatttttaaccataatttttgaggtttttaaaactgaaattattttaaaaattgggaattacaaaaataattttcaccaGGGTACCTTTTTCATAGACCTGTACTTTTCCCAAACATATATAAGACCAGAGTGAAAAAATTGCCTTAATTTCTATATTTAGGGAAATAAATCTATCTATACAgaagtggggaaaaaacaaaataaaaaacaaaacaggatgaCACGGGAAATATTCCAGAAAAAAAGGATTATCACATTAAATGAAAATGaggtaaataaatttgaaatgaaaattccATTATGGAGAATCTCCATACCcaatattttacttttcacttTCCTGGGCACTGGGATGTTGAATTATAGTTAGATAAATAGATACCCTATGGGCTAATGTGCATAAAAATCAAAGGCAAGGTATAGCTGCCTCCCAGAGTTAAGGAAGTAATGCTTTAACATTTAGTAACCTCTCAGTTTTCTCCTTTGTCTAACCACAGGACAATTAAAAAGACCCTGAAAATATAGGCAAAAAGTAAACTAAGTATATGTGTCTGATACTTAAAATAATCCAAATAGTACTATTACCAAGCTGCCCtccactaaaaataattttaattctaaCCAACAATGCAGCAAAACTGTCCGCATTTTCATACAATTCCAACCTTAATTCAAAATATCAAGAACAAGgtttagttatttaaaataaataaagaaaaatcttgtTTCCTTTGGCATCTTTAGAAAGTAACTAAACTACAACAATTAAAGGAAgtgactatataaaaaaatttatgcttAAGCAAACATATAGGGATAAAAACAGCAACTTGTGTTTAGTATACAATAATATCAACTACAGGAGTTTACTACTGATTAGGAAAGCCTTACAAAATTTCTGGAAGAACCTTCACATCTTTAACAttacaatatatttaacaatgattcttttattgcttctaagattattgagaagtcagatgaaaTTATGCTGAATTTATggttcaaaattattttccaaacacTTAACAATTAAAATTTAGGATAAACAACACTTGAAGAATAAAGCAAACCTTTTATAATAGGACTTGCAATATACAGCcttattttaattcattctgattccattacatttttattatttgcattgGTCCTGAAAATTTAGTAAGAACTGCATTTCTATGTATAGAACTGCCTGCATAAATCCATTTCAACCTTCATAAAATGGTCACATTAGTGTTTGAGCTTGCAAAACTAATAATTTTCAAACTTTAGAACTTAGAATGAAATGTAAGTTTAATATGAATAGAAAGTCTGACTATGTACAAGAGAAGGTAAAGTTTTCAATTTTCATATTATCAGAAACATCATAAAGAAAGCTAGATTTATAACACACTTCTATTCCTATGTGCATCTGAAGTATGTACAGTAAAACACCAACACAGCTTTCATGTGTAAATAGGGGGAAATGCAAACAAGAGTGACTTTTAAAGTATCCAATAAAGCAATCTCTATAAAGCCAAAATTAGGCTAAAAACTGCAAACAGTTGATTTCATCCTTGTAAGttctcaaataaaaatttcatcagTTCAAAAATAGAAAGATGTCAAATTCACTTGAGAAACTAAGTTGGGTTATTTCATTAAATCTTGAGAATACTGCAACATCAAGTACTTACTGGTTttgcaagagaaacaaaattgaCAGCTCCATTTTTACATTACTACTAAACATAGGAACATTTTTAAGAGGAAAGAACTATGACAAAACATTCTATGTGGATGACCTAAAAATGGAGCAAGGACTACTGCCCCTCAGCACATTTCCCAGAGAATTCACTATTAGGATATTAGCTGTGTGTGGTAAGAGGGGGAAAATAAATATGGTGTCCCAGTCTGCTGACTAGAACAAAAAGGCTCTGAATAGGTCACCATCTTCGATTCTGGATAAATTTCCTATTTAAGAATTCTCAAATGCTTAAAATGGTGGTCTTTTCAGCTACCCATTCTAAGAAGTCAAGTACAAGCATGCAAGTAAATTCACAGGCACAGAGGATCCATGTTAAAAACAGTTAAGGTAGCTGTGATGCAATACCAACAAGTTGAATGGTCCTGACACACTCaaaatattatcttaattattcAACAAAATCCTGAAGCAAATTCTTGCTAGTCTTGGTACACTGCTAAATACTAAAGTAGCATGTTTTTCCATGGTTTTGTTTAGCTCAAAGAATTTTTacactattaagaaaaaaaattaaagtatttcccctttttaaatttacacAGACGTTTAATTAGCTTTATTTACAgagcagggatttttttttttcagtctccaATGGTGCCTAGATAACATCATTAGGCAAGAATGCCAGTTTAAAAGAAATCTATGCAGAATCCTAAAAATAACAGATGTTGCTGCTCCTCAAGGGGCAAGCTTGACTACATCAGCAGCTTTCTCTGCGCCTCAGTTACTCAGAAGCAATTCTGTTGCAGTCTCTACATCCCATGATTTTGAAGACAAGGCCACTATTACTGCATTctgtagaggaaaaaaaaggaggaaaaaaaatcagatttcaaggaaatatttttaaaatactgaatcaCTCACTGCCTTTATACTGGGAAACCACatcttgttttttaatctttatgtTGCCTTGTACTTGTAGTGcataaaaaccttttaaaactagccctggctggttggctcagtggtagagtgtcggcctggcgtgcaggagtcccgggtttgattctcggctagggcacacaggagaagcgcccatctgcttctccacccctccccctctccttcctttctgtccctctcttcccctcccgcagccaaggctccaatggagcaaaaagttggcccggggcgctgaggatggctccatggcttctgcctcaggcactagaatggctttggttgcaacagagcaacgccccaaatgggcataacatcgccccctggtgggcatgccaggtggatcctggccgggagtctgtctgcctccccgtttccaacttcagaaaaatacaaaaaaaaaacccccaaaaaacaacaaacaaaaaaaactaatgactggaatcagtaaaaggaaaaaaaaaatcactgatttgTAGTAACAGAAAGTTTATCAAAACTAAATTTAGAGTATTTCTAAACCAATTCTGTCAGCCAAGATTTGTCATAATCATTTAAAATCaaccaatatataaaaataagcacaCCTTAATGTTACTTACCCTATCAAAGCCCATAGCACataggttttctattttttttgtgtacTCTGGACTAGAAACTGGTGCTCCAGCATACACATGTGCCCAAAGTCGAGCTGTCTGTTTGAACATTTCAGGATTTTGTTTGTActatatgaggaaaaaaaaattgacatacaATAGTGTCATAACATTCGATATAGTGGCTTAATTCTAATTGCCTAATGacctttttctaaataaaactaatgTAGAGTTTAAATGTTATTGATTCACTTTGTTTTtagaatgaattttatttattaatttgagagcagagaaagagagagagtgaagggttagggagaggaacgggaagcatcaattggcaagcccagggctttgaactggcaacctcagcattccaggtcaaggcttaatccactgtgacaccacaggtcaggtgattcACTTTCCACTGCAAATAAACTTATTCAAGAAAAGGCTGTTTAACCTGAAGCTGTAATTTGTAACTTATACTGACACAAAAAAGGGCAAATAACGCTTATCAACTCTGATCtccaatttcaacaaatttaagtagCAAAAAACTAATACTAAGTTAAATGAGCAGTTAGAAATTGTTTCTAATTTGAGATGTTTCTAAACTCTGTGCAGACCAAACATTATACAACTAAATAGAATTATTAGCTTCCAAAATACTGTGGACATTAATAAATGTGACCAAATTTTTGTATTAACTATAGTTCAGGCAAGAATATACAACTGGACTTTACAGTTTTGCTAGAGCTGTATCAGTGTACAGTTAGTTATTAAGAAAACCCCATATATAATCctagtcctggccaggtagctcatttggttagagcatcagcccaatacaCCAAGGATGGTGGTTTGAACCCttatcagggtacatacaagaatcagccaatgaatgtacaactaaatggaacaacatatcaatgtttatttctctctctccgtccctaaaatcaaaaaacaaaaaacaaaaagaactctaATCATACACAAAGTCCTAACTTATAATACACGTTGCCAAGAGGAAAACTTTCCTCAAGTAAAGGAAACACATGTTAGATTggataaaaatgatatatagaaataaacaccgccctagctggttggctcagtggtagagcattggcctggcgtgtgaagtcccgggttcgattctcggccagggcacacaggagaagcgcccatctgcttctctacccttcctcttctcccctccctcccccccttcacacagccaaggctccattggagcgaagttggcctggtgactgaggatgactccatggcctctgcctcagatgctagaatggctccaattgcagtggagcaacgtcccagaggggccgaacatcgccccttagtgggcgtgccaggtggatcctggtcagatgcacgtgggagtctgtctgcctgcctcttccCCGTTCtcagtttggaaaaatacaaaaaaaagggggggggcctgacctgtggtggcacaatggctaaagcgtcaacctggaaatgctaaggttgccggttcaaaaccctgggcttgcctggtcaaggcacatacgggagttgatgcttcctgctccttcccccttctctctctctctctctcccccccctttctgtaatgaataaataaaatctttaaaaaaaaaatgaacaccaTCCTGAAAAAGCATGAGTTTGAGGAACAGTAAGAACTCAGGAAATGAAGATAGATTGTATAGAGTTTTAATCATGGAGGAGCTCTGCAAACTAAAGAATTTACACTTACCAAGTAGGTAATAGTAGAGCTAATAGGTTTTTAGGAGTAAAGTAAGATTTGCACCTTATAAAGCTAACTGGTATCAATGTATACAACCTGGAATAAGGAAGAGGTTGAGATcccaggagtcactggcttgaatgctgGGTCCCCAATTTGAGAGTGGGATCACTAATACcatcccacggtcactggcttaagcccagaaGGTTagtgccttgagcaaggggtcactggcgtgGCTTGAGCCCCTCAGTGAAGgaatgtacgagaagcaatcaatgaataactaaagtgcagcaactacaagttgatgcttctcatatctcttccttactgtctttctctctgaatgaatgaataaaaataaaagttaaccagtgaatacatgaatgagtgaaacaacaaactgatgtttctctcaaatgaataatcttaaaaaaatgttttaataaataaaagggaagaggaagaagagaaataattgtAGAAACTAAGAAGGAACACTGAAAGTATAaggctagagaaaaaagaaaattgtctctTAGAAGCTAAGTGAAGAAAAAATTTCTAGGTAGAGAAAAAAACCCTAATGGTTTACAGTAGGGAGTTGGCAAACTTTCTTGAAAGGCCAGGTAATAATTATTTCAGGCTTTCAAACCACATCATCTTTGTCAAAACTATTCAACCCTGCCTCTTGTAGCTGGAAAGTAAACAAATGGGTGTGACTATGTTCccataaaacattatttataaaatcagtCAGTCTGACTGTAATTTGATGACCTTTCTCTCctaaatcaaaaatcaaaactaaaaaaatatttattccatttgGCAATTGTAAGGTCACTTTGGTAAACTTCATCAGGCCACTTCAGTGCCACGGAAAGAGCtggttcgcgagccagatgtggctcttttgatggctacatctggcttgcagacaaatctttaataaaaaaaaaaataacgttaaaaatacaaaacattctcatgtattacaatccattcatttcctaccgctcatgttcatggttgtgggtggttggagccaatcacaactgttctcgggacaccaccaaattttcaCTGCATAATgcaacgtacatgggtcgttgtatggctcttactaaattacattttaaaatatgtggcgttcatggctctctcagccaaaaaggttcccgacccctgatctagatgatAGGTAGGTATATGGATAGATGTTCATTCTGTTACTCTTTTGATACTaaaaattttcatgtttttttaaaaagcatctacTATATACCCAAGTAAGCtagtatattaagaaaaaaaatcaagaaattaagtTTTCACtattacatctgacaaaataacattactggaagaaaaaaaaaccatttccAAATTTAGTTTCAATAGAGGTATGCCCACACGTTAACTCAAGTAGAGACTAAaaggtaaatataaaaaagtctttcaggccctggccagttggttaagtggatgagtgtcagcccagtgtgcggACATACTGGgtccgatccccagtcagggcacacatgagaaatgatcatctgcttctcttcccctaccgctgccccatttctctctcttcctctcttgctcccagtggctcgactggtttaagCGTCAGCTCTGGCAGTGACGATAGCTTAgctgatttgaacatcagcccaagacgggttgctgggtggatcccagtcaggacatatgcAAGTGTctacttctcctcctctcacttaaaaaaaaaaaagtctttcaataGGAGAAGCAGCTCTTACCTGATTTGCTACTACTGCATCCTGTGGATCATCGGGCT
The sequence above is drawn from the Saccopteryx bilineata isolate mSacBil1 chromosome 5, mSacBil1_pri_phased_curated, whole genome shotgun sequence genome and encodes:
- the UBE2K gene encoding ubiquitin-conjugating enzyme E2 K isoform X2; translated protein: MANIAVQRIKREFKEVLKSEEVRFITKIWHPNISSVTGAICLDILKDQWAAAMTLRTVLLSLQALLAAAEPDDPQDAVVANQYKQNPEMFKQTARLWAHVYAGAPVSSPEYTKKIENLCAMGFDRNAVIVALSSKSWDVETATELLLSN
- the UBE2K gene encoding ubiquitin-conjugating enzyme E2 K isoform X3; the protein is MTLRTVLLSLQALLAAAEPDDPQDAVVANQYKQNPEMFKQTARLWAHVYAGAPVSSPEYTKKIENLCAMGFDRNAVIVALSSKSWDVETATELLLSN